The stretch of DNA AGAAGTCTCCGTCGCCTGAGGCGAGCGTCTGCCACGAGTTGGCCGCAGGCTCCAGCTCGGCGACGCGAGCCTCGGCTGCGAGGCGCCCCTCTTCGGACTCGATCGCCGCCTGGAGGGCTTCCAGCTTCGTCATCTCGCGCGGCTGCACCGAGTACGAACCGGTCTGTCGGAGAGAAGGAACGACCTCGTGGGCGATCCAACGACGGAAGCTCTTGGCCCGCGGCGATCGAGAGATCAGCAGCAGGGCGTAAACGCCAGGCTCGGATACGAGCACCATCTGCTGGGCGCCACCAGGGGTGTCCACGGCCGCGGACACCCTCTCGTCCTCGTCGAGCTGGACGAGTGCGTCGCGGTACTTGCTAATGCCCACGGCGTCGCAGGCGTCCTTGCCGACGAACCAGGGCTGGCCGTCGATCATCACGGACCGCACGTGCTGCGCGGTCTCCGGGAAGGTGAACACCAACGGGGTGCTCGGAGATGGGACCATGTCGGACACGGGGTGTCTCTTTCTCTTGCACGTGGATGCAGGTGAGGGAGTTCCTCAGAGGCCCTGGCTGCCGGGCTTAGGCCCCCGGCGGTTGGGGCCGCAAGCCGCTCTAGGCGGCGGGGTCGAACGCGGCGGCGGAACGCTTCGAAGTCCGGGCGGCGACCTTCTTGCGCGGCCTGCGGGGCTCCGGCGGCCGGTTCTCCGCTTCGCGCTCGGCGCTGGGTCGCGGGCTCATCTGCTCTGCCAGCCATTCGTCGATGGCGGTGAGGCTCCAGACGGCCTTCCGGTTGAGCGTTTCCGACTCAGGACCCGTGTTGTCCTCGGGCTTCTTCTGCCGGTCCTTATAGAGGGTTTCGATGGCGCGCCCGGTGAGGCGTGAGGCCTCGTCGGCGTAGACGTATCCGGGCGGGGCCGGTCGGTCGTACTGGGGGGTACGCGGCACGGCTACTCCTGTCCTTGATCCGTAGTCGATGTGACGCGATTTAGCGTCACTGGGGGCATGAAGAGACCGAGGAGGGGGTAGCCCGTGGCCTCCGCGAGGGCGTGGGCGTCTCGGACGCTCACGGTCTGCTGCTTTCCGTCGCGCAGCTTCTGGATGGTTCCTGCGTCGCACCCGCTGGCGGCAGCCAGCTTCCGTACCGAGTAGGGGATTCCGCTGGCGGGGTTCTCCATGGCCCACTTGAAGATCGCGGGGCTTTTCAGTGGATAGCGGGCCTGACTCAAGTGGATCTCCAGTGGTACGGAGTGGCTTTGACTGGTTCCAGTAGAGCACCCCCGTAGTCACTGTGTCTACAGATTGGGTCACCCCAATGTCGAGTATCGGCAAACTTTCCGGCTGGATAGCATCGATCTGTAGACGATCCGTCTACAAACGGGGATGGTTGTACGGGCTGACCTGCTATTTTCCCGACGTCCGCCCCCACAGACAGAAACAGCAGGTGCAAGAGTGAACCGAGAGGACCACGAGGACATGACGGCCCCGGCCAACGCCCCGGACCCCGGCGCGGCCGACCCCTCCCCCGCAGGCGCACTCTCCCAACTCATCCAAGAAGCCCTCGACAGAGGCAAGAGCCTGAGGGAACTCGGCAAAGCCGCGATCGACCCCACGACC from Streptomyces sp. BA2 encodes:
- a CDS encoding BRO family protein translates to MVPSPSTPLVFTFPETAQHVRSVMIDGQPWFVGKDACDAVGISKYRDALVQLDEDERVSAAVDTPGGAQQMVLVSEPGVYALLLISRSPRAKSFRRWIAHEVVPSLRQTGSYSVQPREMTKLEALQAAIESEEGRLAAEARVAELEPAANSWQTLASGDGDFSVADAAKILSRDPAIETGRNRLFGLLHELDWAYVQNADHRYRAKQYAVERRWLSELPQSYTHPRTKELTLGAPQLRVTVKGVHELHKRLGGTASVQIPAASSQGGTS